In the genome of Qipengyuania seohaensis, one region contains:
- a CDS encoding ACT domain-containing protein, protein MSRDTVRDLAAMLKQLSPQLDPDRYRYVQIVPSNAPQLLGAAIATFREDEGVSAIVPAAIADQADVDGPDMARITLGVYSDLEGVGLTAAVATCLADAGIACNMVAAMHHDHAFVPAARGEQALSLLRDLARSSA, encoded by the coding sequence GTGAGCCGCGATACTGTCCGTGATCTTGCCGCGATGCTCAAGCAGCTATCGCCGCAGCTGGACCCGGACCGTTATCGCTATGTGCAGATCGTTCCGTCAAACGCCCCGCAATTGCTTGGCGCGGCCATAGCCACCTTCCGCGAAGACGAGGGCGTATCCGCCATCGTCCCGGCGGCGATCGCCGACCAGGCGGATGTCGATGGCCCCGATATGGCTCGCATCACTCTGGGGGTTTATTCAGACCTCGAGGGCGTGGGGCTGACCGCTGCGGTCGCTACGTGCCTCGCCGATGCCGGGATCGCCTGCAACATGGTCGCCGCGATGCACCACGATCACGCGTTCGTGCCTGCCGCGAGGGGCGAGCAAGCGCTGTCCCTGCTGAGGGATCTGGCCAGATCTTCCGCCTAG